The following are encoded together in the Actinomycetota bacterium genome:
- a CDS encoding DUF6049 family protein: MRRLAASLAATLVLAALAPEVAAQTITGEVSLVLVRQSPWNTLEQPLLRLGVRATNHGTAPLTNLSLGITVWSPVRSRTAYKLSLTGNPADSVFLFGETLGLKGTLEPGETRTFLLQPIDLSVFPHDLASSGQSAIYPLVLDLRSDDASLATIRSPIIFLVFPQGQHRALTPLRLSCTFVLDKPILYGPDGVFDADAVRVLLAPGGRIRQEVNGLGGLVTEPHPPAIDLVLSPMLLDQLDRLQHGFTERAGSTEQHVAAGQGASGEAASLLQQIKKIAASPTVELSALPFADPSVPALVAAGLGGDLSTQLERGRQEVEAVTGVTPDRDVVRPPHSKLDQASLFALWQQGFHVFLVDPELVRNRPAQEKDFAQPATTALQVSPTETVTAIIPDADTQGLLTSDTLAQDPRLAAQSVLGELAQIWLERPGVERSLAISFPETLPLPGDLFAPLLPQIGAAPWLTLQKATTIARNFPPPSEPASLDPNTGATFPDWYVGTLRSVRTDIQTYRSILVRPNPLPDRLETTVLLAESDSFTDQHLAGRRFLDSVRDRLATEFDKVRPNISDPARTLASRNGIIPVGITNGTGYPVRVSVRLVSNRLSFLPADTQAIRLSGDSATLLFHVQARTTGRFPVQVQILTPTGVELTHDELVVRSTAYNLVALIITIGAALFLLAWWGRRFLPRFRARTRE, translated from the coding sequence ATGAGACGGCTCGCCGCATCCCTCGCCGCCACCCTCGTGCTCGCCGCCCTCGCACCGGAGGTGGCCGCGCAGACCATCACCGGGGAGGTCTCCCTGGTCCTGGTCCGGCAGAGCCCCTGGAACACCCTGGAGCAGCCCCTGCTCCGGCTGGGCGTGCGGGCCACCAACCACGGCACCGCACCGCTCACGAACCTCTCCCTCGGCATCACCGTGTGGTCACCGGTTCGCTCCCGGACCGCGTACAAGCTGTCGCTGACCGGGAACCCGGCCGACTCCGTCTTCCTGTTCGGCGAGACCCTGGGACTCAAGGGCACGCTGGAGCCGGGGGAAACGCGGACCTTCCTCCTCCAGCCGATCGACCTGTCGGTCTTTCCTCACGACCTCGCCTCCAGCGGGCAGAGCGCGATCTATCCGCTGGTGCTCGACCTGCGCTCCGACGATGCCTCCCTGGCCACCATCCGCTCCCCGATCATCTTCCTGGTCTTCCCGCAGGGGCAGCATCGCGCCCTGACCCCGCTGCGGCTGTCGTGCACGTTCGTGCTGGACAAGCCCATCCTGTACGGCCCCGACGGCGTGTTCGACGCGGACGCCGTGCGCGTGCTGCTGGCCCCGGGCGGGAGGATCCGCCAGGAGGTCAACGGGCTGGGGGGGCTGGTCACGGAGCCGCACCCACCCGCGATCGACCTGGTGCTCTCGCCCATGCTCCTGGACCAGCTGGACCGGCTCCAGCACGGCTTCACGGAACGGGCCGGATCGACCGAGCAGCACGTGGCGGCGGGCCAGGGCGCGTCCGGCGAAGCCGCCTCCCTCCTCCAGCAGATCAAGAAGATCGCGGCCTCGCCGACGGTGGAGCTGTCCGCGCTGCCGTTCGCCGACCCCAGCGTGCCGGCGCTGGTCGCGGCGGGCCTGGGCGGGGACCTCTCCACCCAGCTGGAGCGAGGCCGCCAGGAGGTCGAAGCCGTCACCGGTGTCACGCCGGACCGGGACGTGGTGCGCCCACCCCACTCGAAGCTCGACCAGGCCTCGCTGTTCGCCCTGTGGCAGCAGGGGTTCCACGTGTTCCTGGTGGACCCCGAGCTCGTGCGGAACCGCCCTGCCCAGGAGAAGGACTTCGCCCAGCCCGCCACCACCGCGCTCCAGGTGTCGCCCACCGAGACGGTGACCGCGATCATCCCCGACGCCGACACGCAGGGCCTGCTCACGTCCGACACGCTGGCCCAGGACCCCCGGCTGGCGGCGCAGTCGGTGCTCGGCGAGCTGGCCCAGATCTGGCTGGAGCGTCCCGGCGTCGAACGCTCCCTGGCCATCAGCTTCCCGGAGACCCTCCCGCTTCCCGGGGACCTGTTCGCGCCGCTGCTGCCGCAGATCGGGGCGGCTCCCTGGCTGACCCTCCAGAAGGCCACCACCATCGCCCGGAACTTCCCGCCCCCGTCCGAGCCGGCGTCCCTCGACCCGAACACCGGCGCGACCTTCCCCGATTGGTACGTCGGGACACTGCGCTCGGTCCGCACGGACATCCAGACCTACCGCTCCATCCTGGTGCGGCCGAACCCGCTCCCCGACCGCCTGGAGACCACGGTCCTGCTGGCGGAGTCCGACTCGTTCACCGACCAGCACCTGGCGGGACGGCGCTTCCTGGACTCGGTGCGGGACCGGCTGGCCACGGAGTTCGACAAGGTCCGTCCGAACATCTCCGACCCCGCGCGGACGCTGGCTTCCCGCAACGGCATCATCCCGGTGGGCATCACGAACGGGACGGGCTACCCGGTCAGGGTGTCGGTTCGCCTGGTGTCGAACCGGCTGTCGTTCCTGCCCGCCGATACCCAGGCGATCCGACTGAGCGGGGACTCCGCGACCCTGCTGTTCCACGTCCAGGCCCGCACCACCGGGCGGTTCCCGGTGCAGGTGCAGATCCTCACACCCACCGGGGTCGAGCTGACCCATGATGAGCTGGTGGTGCGATCGACCGCCTACAACCTCGTCGCGCTGATCATCACCATCGGGGCTGCACTGTTCCTGCTGGCCTGGTGGGGGAGACGGTTCCTGCCGCGTTTCCGGGCCCGGACTCGCGAGTGA
- the murJ gene encoding murein biosynthesis integral membrane protein MurJ — protein sequence MTDQPDAGPPGPAEKDTGSRFVRHTAVMSVGTGLSRLTGFLRLSAMAYAIGVAHSQVAEAYTVANNTPNIVYELVLGGILTSVFVPVFVEWLDTRGRDEAWEVARSVMSIAMVVLTAILVLTLVAAPLFIRLYTLNLHGPKADAERALGTFFLRWFMPQIVFYGVGAVATGLLNAHRRFAVPMFAPILNNLIVIATMLAFAAMHGSEAVPSASGITAGQKLVLAVGTTLGVVAMTAVLWPSLRRLGFRFRWSFDWHHEAVRRIARLALWVFVYVAVNQLGLLVVIVLAAEKTAYAAYTAAFILFQLPHAIFAVSIMTALLPAMASRWTDRDLEGFRTMLARGLRGTAFIVIPAAAGYLALAGPIVRLLLQHGAAEGAQTQLVARILVFFSIGLFPFSAFQLLLRAFYATQDTRTPAFINIAAVSINTVMNFVFFHFYGVRGLALGFATAYTFAAVAAAVAIRRRLGGLEGRLVLAGLGKVLVGGAATGVVAYLAARGLEEALNTATLAGQTLQVLGAVAAGVATFLILAVLLRMEDLQLLRGYLGGRIRR from the coding sequence GTGACGGATCAGCCGGACGCCGGTCCTCCGGGGCCGGCCGAGAAGGACACGGGCAGCCGCTTCGTCCGCCACACCGCGGTCATGTCGGTGGGGACCGGGCTGTCCCGGCTCACGGGATTCCTGCGCCTGTCCGCCATGGCCTACGCGATCGGCGTGGCCCACTCCCAGGTCGCGGAGGCGTATACGGTCGCCAACAACACCCCCAACATCGTCTACGAGCTGGTGCTCGGCGGCATCCTCACGTCGGTGTTCGTGCCCGTGTTCGTGGAATGGCTGGACACCCGGGGTCGCGACGAGGCGTGGGAGGTGGCCCGCTCCGTCATGTCGATCGCCATGGTGGTCCTGACCGCGATCCTGGTCCTCACGCTTGTCGCGGCGCCGCTGTTCATCCGCCTGTACACGCTGAACCTCCACGGGCCGAAAGCGGATGCCGAACGGGCTCTGGGCACCTTCTTCCTGCGCTGGTTCATGCCCCAGATCGTGTTCTACGGGGTCGGAGCGGTGGCCACCGGGCTCCTCAACGCGCACCGGCGGTTCGCCGTCCCCATGTTCGCGCCGATCCTGAACAACCTGATCGTGATCGCGACGATGCTGGCGTTCGCGGCCATGCACGGCAGCGAGGCGGTGCCGTCGGCTTCCGGGATCACCGCCGGCCAGAAGCTGGTGCTGGCGGTCGGGACGACCCTCGGCGTGGTGGCGATGACGGCGGTGCTCTGGCCGTCGCTGCGGCGATTGGGGTTCCGGTTCCGATGGAGCTTCGATTGGCACCACGAAGCCGTCCGCCGGATCGCGCGTCTGGCCCTGTGGGTCTTCGTGTACGTGGCGGTGAACCAGCTTGGCCTGCTGGTGGTCATCGTCCTCGCCGCCGAGAAGACGGCCTATGCCGCGTACACCGCGGCGTTCATCCTGTTCCAGCTGCCCCACGCCATCTTCGCGGTGTCCATCATGACGGCGCTCCTGCCGGCCATGGCCTCACGGTGGACCGATCGGGACCTCGAGGGTTTCCGGACCATGCTGGCCAGGGGCCTGCGCGGCACGGCCTTCATCGTGATCCCGGCGGCGGCCGGCTACCTCGCCCTGGCCGGCCCGATCGTCCGGCTGCTCCTCCAGCACGGAGCGGCCGAGGGCGCCCAGACCCAGCTGGTGGCCCGAATCCTCGTGTTCTTCTCCATCGGCCTGTTTCCCTTCTCCGCGTTCCAGCTGCTCCTGCGGGCCTTCTACGCCACGCAGGACACCAGGACGCCGGCATTCATCAACATCGCCGCGGTGTCGATAAACACGGTGATGAACTTCGTGTTCTTCCATTTCTACGGGGTCCGCGGGCTGGCGCTGGGGTTCGCCACGGCGTACACGTTCGCCGCGGTGGCCGCCGCCGTGGCCATCCGGCGCCGCCTGGGAGGCCTGGAAGGGCGGCTGGTGCTGGCCGGCCTGGGCAAGGTCCTGGTCGGAGGGGCCGCCACCGGCGTGGTCGCGTATCTCGCCGCGCGAGGCCTGGAGGAGGCGTTGAACACCGCCACGCTGGCGGGCCAGACTCTCCAGGTGCTGGGAGCGGTGGCAGCGGGCGTGGCGACGTTCCTGATCCTGGCGGTGCTGCTGCGGATGGAGGACCTCCAGCTGCTCCGCGGTTACCTCGGCGGGAGGATCCGCCGGTGA
- a CDS encoding pilus assembly protein TadG-related protein, which translates to MSRLRRVDPSAEAGLVGRSVVILLVVALVLGLAAVEGGSILFTQLKLQDAADAAASAASSAFGSSHQVPSAKQAALEAIQENDEGAHLVKLVIDTNGDVTVVLKKKAATMVVHRIGFLKHLGIVKATSTSGPPV; encoded by the coding sequence GTGAGCCGGCTTCGCCGCGTCGACCCCTCGGCCGAAGCCGGCCTGGTGGGCAGGAGCGTGGTCATCCTCCTGGTGGTGGCCCTCGTGCTCGGGCTCGCCGCGGTGGAGGGCGGCTCGATCCTGTTCACCCAGCTGAAGCTCCAGGACGCCGCGGATGCAGCCGCCTCGGCCGCCTCCAGCGCGTTCGGGTCCTCGCACCAGGTTCCCTCGGCGAAGCAGGCCGCCCTCGAGGCCATCCAGGAGAACGACGAGGGTGCCCATCTGGTGAAGCTGGTGATCGACACGAACGGCGACGTGACGGTCGTCCTGAAGAAGAAGGCGGCCACCATGGTTGTGCACCGGATCGGGTTCCTGAAGCACCTGGGGATCGTGAAGGCGACCTCCACCAGCGGTCCACCGGTCTGA
- a CDS encoding protein kinase, which yields MENLATGTVIGGRYELVELAGEGGMASVWRATDRILQRSVAVKILHPHLAKNPNALERFRAEALAEARLTHPNIVRVFDTGTEDGLTYIVIELLEGETLRDVLARQGPLDPSQAVAIMLQVLTALQFAHDAGVIHRDVKPANVLVGSDGRVKVADFGIAKAAYLGNEPTTTGQVLGSVPYMSPEQVEGKEIDARSDVYSCGAVLYQLLTGRLPFAAPTELAAAMLRLTKDPVPPRAIRAGIPRPLDAVVMRAMARHPEQRFASAEAMAASLSRLGLVAAPTARVKRQVEPEGHAGAGVFRSWMLVPLLLVLLAAAAIVIGLLAGRLELGGPLGVRAKPETPSTQGTGAPPTGRALHVTGVQAFDPFGDRQEHDDLAQDAVDGDPQTFWETENYNQLSLAPKPGVGLLFDLGGSQTVTGFRLQTPNPGFRFEIRVGDDPTQLQNQPGPAFTAAANMRRSIDSTSGRYVLVWITEVVPTADGNRATIAEFAVYGSGG from the coding sequence ATGGAGAACCTCGCCACCGGTACCGTCATCGGCGGGCGCTACGAGCTCGTCGAGCTGGCCGGCGAGGGCGGGATGGCGTCGGTGTGGCGGGCCACGGACCGGATCCTCCAGCGATCGGTGGCCGTGAAGATCCTCCACCCACATCTGGCCAAGAACCCGAACGCCCTGGAGCGGTTCCGGGCCGAGGCCCTGGCGGAGGCCCGCCTGACCCATCCGAACATCGTCCGGGTCTTCGACACGGGAACCGAGGACGGCCTCACGTACATCGTGATCGAGCTCCTGGAGGGGGAGACGCTCCGCGACGTGCTGGCCCGGCAGGGCCCTCTGGACCCGTCGCAGGCGGTCGCCATCATGCTCCAGGTGCTCACGGCCCTCCAGTTCGCCCACGACGCCGGCGTGATCCACCGCGATGTCAAGCCGGCGAACGTGCTGGTCGGGTCCGACGGCCGGGTGAAGGTGGCGGACTTCGGCATCGCCAAGGCCGCCTACCTGGGCAACGAGCCCACCACCACCGGCCAGGTGCTGGGCAGCGTCCCGTACATGTCGCCCGAGCAGGTGGAGGGGAAGGAGATCGACGCCCGCTCGGACGTGTACAGCTGCGGCGCCGTGCTGTACCAGCTGCTCACGGGCCGCCTGCCGTTCGCCGCGCCCACCGAGCTCGCGGCGGCCATGCTGCGCCTGACCAAGGACCCGGTCCCGCCGCGCGCCATCCGGGCCGGCATCCCCAGGCCGCTCGACGCCGTGGTGATGCGGGCGATGGCCCGTCATCCGGAACAGCGCTTCGCCTCGGCGGAGGCCATGGCGGCCTCCCTGTCCCGGCTTGGGCTGGTCGCGGCCCCCACCGCCCGGGTGAAGCGGCAGGTGGAACCGGAGGGACACGCGGGCGCCGGCGTGTTCCGGTCCTGGATGCTCGTCCCGCTGCTGCTCGTGCTGCTGGCCGCGGCGGCCATCGTCATCGGGCTCCTGGCCGGCCGCCTCGAGCTGGGCGGACCGCTGGGGGTCCGAGCCAAGCCGGAGACCCCGTCGACACAGGGCACCGGCGCGCCCCCGACCGGAAGAGCCCTCCACGTCACCGGCGTGCAGGCGTTCGACCCCTTCGGAGACCGTCAGGAACACGACGACCTGGCCCAGGATGCCGTCGACGGCGACCCCCAGACCTTCTGGGAGACCGAGAACTACAACCAGCTGAGCCTGGCCCCCAAGCCGGGGGTGGGGCTGCTGTTCGACCTGGGCGGGTCGCAGACGGTCACCGGGTTCCGCCTCCAGACGCCCAACCCCGGGTTCCGCTTCGAGATCCGGGTGGGAGACGACCCGACCCAGCTCCAGAACCAGCCCGGCCCCGCGTTCACCGCGGCCGCGAACATGCGCCGGTCCATCGACTCCACCTCGGGCCGCTACGTGCTGGTGTGGATCACGGAGGTGGTCCCGACGGCCGACGGGAACCGCGCCACCATCGCGGAGTTCGCCGTCTACGGCTCCGGTGGCTAG
- a CDS encoding sigma-70 family RNA polymerase sigma factor — translation MASSPGDPSDADLVRRYVAGDQAAFSALVSRHERRVYNLAYRMLGREEDARDATQDAFLTALRKLSSFRGEAAFTTWMHRVTVNACYDILRKRKREPVLDEPSEDDRPARPAGPPSPDHADSASTAVDVQRALVQVPHEFRAVLVLHDVQDLGYEEIAEILGVPVGTVKSRLHRGRVALGRLLPGERSGSPEPSEGKMSP, via the coding sequence GTGGCTAGCTCGCCCGGCGATCCATCCGACGCGGACCTGGTCCGCCGGTACGTGGCGGGCGACCAGGCCGCGTTCTCCGCACTGGTGTCCCGCCACGAGCGCCGCGTCTACAACCTGGCCTACCGGATGCTGGGCCGGGAGGAGGATGCTCGCGACGCGACCCAGGACGCCTTCCTCACGGCGCTCCGCAAGCTGTCGTCGTTCCGGGGGGAGGCCGCGTTCACCACGTGGATGCACCGGGTCACCGTGAACGCCTGCTACGACATCCTCCGCAAGCGAAAGCGCGAGCCCGTGCTGGACGAGCCATCCGAGGACGACCGGCCCGCCCGCCCGGCCGGCCCGCCCTCGCCCGACCACGCCGATAGCGCCTCCACCGCGGTGGACGTGCAGCGGGCCCTGGTCCAAGTTCCGCACGAGTTCCGGGCCGTCCTGGTGCTGCACGACGTCCAGGACCTCGGCTACGAGGAGATCGCGGAGATCCTGGGCGTGCCCGTGGGCACGGTGAAGTCGCGCCTGCACCGCGGCCGGGTGGCCTTGGGCCGCCTGCTTCCCGGGGAACGCTCGGGGAGCCCCGAGCCGTCTGAGGGGAAGATGTCTCCATGA
- a CDS encoding zf-HC2 domain-containing protein: protein MTGPTDPTTPGEATHPDELLAGYVDGSLEPAQREEAERHLAGCATCQDELALCRRARAGLGGLSELEVPAGVTRPMVEGLRRRGGSRRARITVGGSSHRSSRVARVAWSVGTAAAAAVIGVFAWSALHGGGSPIQPAAAPQKGVASVGPGAESVPSVAVTRQSIDYDAASIQTLASRVAKTSRKFDRAVVPPGKSPSGGTAPAAPLNPSPPGPATLGSATEPAPSPSPVPASPPASALPCLESAAGSSSTPGLVQVIRARFEGTPAYIGVYAASSKPGRPADLITVWVVSASDCSLLNYTSSVIP from the coding sequence ATGACCGGTCCCACCGATCCCACCACCCCAGGGGAAGCGACACACCCCGACGAGCTGCTGGCCGGCTACGTCGACGGCTCGCTCGAGCCCGCCCAGCGCGAGGAAGCCGAACGCCACCTCGCGGGGTGCGCCACGTGCCAGGACGAGCTCGCGCTGTGCCGGCGGGCCCGCGCCGGCCTGGGGGGACTCTCGGAGCTCGAGGTGCCCGCCGGGGTGACCCGGCCGATGGTGGAGGGTCTTCGCCGCCGCGGCGGATCCCGCCGGGCCCGGATCACGGTCGGGGGCTCTTCGCATCGTTCGTCCCGGGTGGCCCGGGTGGCGTGGAGCGTCGGTACGGCCGCCGCGGCCGCGGTGATCGGGGTGTTCGCCTGGAGCGCGCTGCACGGCGGCGGCAGCCCGATCCAGCCCGCCGCCGCTCCCCAGAAGGGCGTGGCTTCCGTGGGTCCGGGCGCCGAGTCGGTGCCGTCTGTGGCCGTCACCCGCCAGTCCATCGATTACGACGCGGCCTCGATCCAGACCCTGGCCTCCCGCGTGGCCAAGACTTCCCGGAAGTTCGACCGCGCGGTCGTGCCGCCCGGGAAGTCCCCCTCGGGGGGTACCGCCCCCGCTGCGCCGTTGAACCCAAGCCCGCCGGGTCCCGCGACCCTGGGAAGCGCCACCGAGCCTGCCCCGTCACCGTCGCCCGTACCGGCCTCCCCGCCGGCGTCGGCCCTTCCCTGCCTCGAGAGCGCGGCGGGCTCGTCGTCCACCCCCGGCCTCGTCCAGGTCATCCGGGCCAGGTTCGAGGGAACTCCCGCGTACATCGGCGTCTACGCGGCCAGCTCGAAGCCGGGCCGCCCCGCCGACCTCATCACGGTGTGGGTGGTCTCGGCCTCGGACTGCTCGCTGCTCAACTACACGAGCAGCGTGATCCCGTAG
- the trxB gene encoding thioredoxin-disulfide reductase has translation MPEERDVVILGSGPAGLTAALYTARANLRPLVLKGLDAGGQLMLTTEVENYPGFPDAILGPELMEKMEKQAARFDAELLHQEASRVDLSERPFGVWSGDEEWRARTVIIATGASARWLGIPGEDRLRGRGVSSCATCDGFFFRGQELVVAGGGDSAMEEAIFLTRFATKVTVVHRRGELRASKIMQDRAFDNPKIEFVWNSAVQEVLGDGAVSGVRLQDLESGTETEHPTGGVFVAIGHDPNTELFQGQLDTNEAGYILVQEPTTRTSVGGVFAAGDVVDFVYRQAITAAGMGCQAAIDSERFLEAEGH, from the coding sequence GTGCCTGAAGAACGCGACGTGGTCATCCTGGGCTCGGGGCCGGCCGGACTGACGGCAGCCCTGTACACGGCCCGGGCCAACCTCAGGCCCCTCGTGTTGAAGGGCCTCGACGCCGGCGGCCAGCTCATGCTGACCACCGAGGTCGAGAACTACCCGGGCTTCCCCGACGCCATCCTGGGCCCCGAGCTCATGGAGAAGATGGAGAAGCAGGCCGCCCGGTTCGACGCGGAGCTGCTGCATCAGGAGGCCTCCCGCGTCGACCTGTCGGAGCGTCCGTTCGGCGTGTGGTCGGGCGACGAGGAATGGCGGGCCCGCACGGTGATCATCGCCACCGGGGCCAGCGCGCGGTGGCTGGGCATCCCCGGCGAGGACCGGCTGCGCGGCCGCGGCGTCTCCTCCTGCGCAACCTGCGACGGCTTCTTCTTCCGGGGCCAGGAGCTGGTGGTGGCGGGCGGCGGCGACTCCGCCATGGAGGAGGCCATCTTCCTGACCCGGTTCGCCACCAAGGTCACCGTGGTCCACCGTCGCGGCGAGCTCCGCGCCTCCAAGATCATGCAGGACCGGGCCTTCGACAACCCGAAGATCGAGTTCGTGTGGAACTCGGCGGTGCAGGAGGTCCTCGGTGACGGCGCGGTGTCGGGGGTCCGGCTCCAGGACCTCGAGAGCGGCACCGAGACCGAGCACCCCACGGGCGGCGTGTTCGTCGCCATCGGGCACGACCCGAACACGGAGCTGTTCCAGGGGCAGCTCGACACGAACGAGGCCGGGTACATCCTGGTCCAGGAACCCACCACCCGCACCAGCGTGGGGGGCGTGTTCGCGGCCGGCGACGTGGTGGACTTCGTGTACCGGCAGGCCATCACCGCGGCCGGCATGGGGTGCCAGGCGGCCATCGACTCGGAGCGGTTCCTGGAAGCCGAGGGCCACTGA
- the trxA gene encoding thioredoxin encodes MSQIGDVTDQDFEQKVIQSDKPVLVDFWAEWCVPCHMVSPVVEEIARDHAESLSVGKLNVDDNPETARRYGVMSIPTLIVFKDGQEKARVVGARGKDAILREIEPHFAA; translated from the coding sequence ATGAGCCAGATCGGTGACGTGACGGATCAGGACTTCGAGCAGAAGGTCATCCAGTCGGACAAGCCCGTGCTGGTGGACTTCTGGGCCGAGTGGTGCGTTCCGTGCCACATGGTCTCGCCGGTGGTCGAGGAGATCGCGCGCGACCACGCGGAGTCGCTTTCCGTGGGGAAGCTGAACGTGGACGACAACCCGGAGACCGCCCGGCGATACGGGGTCATGTCCATCCCCACCCTGATCGTGTTCAAGGACGGGCAGGAGAAGGCCCGCGTGGTGGGGGCTCGGGGCAAGGACGCGATCCTGCGGGAGATCGAGCCGCACTTCGCGGCGTGA
- a CDS encoding N-acetylmuramoyl-L-alanine amidase: MRTIRAGDRGDDVRDVQHRLTALGSRIDPPELEGQFGSSTEAAVRGFQQRRGFLVDGRVGPETWNGLVEAGYSLGDRVLYFRYPMFRGDDVLALQRRLNTLGFDAGREDGIFGERCDRAVREFQRNVGMRPDGIVGPESVHELVRVAQPDQPGGAVSGAVVREREAVSRLNATLEGARVAIDAGHGSDDPGAMGLSGTSEADAAFGLAVALAEELARRGAEPNLLRHADENPTPEERAERANQWGAEVCVSLHLNEGDPAAEGAMCLYYGHEESFSPAGHRLAELVMEELVTRLGLTDGRTHPMTITILRETRMPAVQVEPCFLTNPREARLLGEEAFRHDLAIALANGVQRFFGAQAGVVAPEGNAARA, encoded by the coding sequence ATGAGGACCATTCGCGCCGGTGACCGAGGCGACGACGTCCGCGACGTCCAGCACCGCCTGACCGCCCTGGGCTCGCGCATCGACCCGCCGGAGCTGGAGGGTCAGTTCGGCTCGTCCACGGAAGCGGCCGTACGGGGGTTCCAGCAGCGACGAGGGTTCCTGGTGGACGGCCGGGTGGGCCCGGAGACGTGGAACGGCCTGGTCGAGGCCGGCTACAGCCTGGGCGACCGGGTCCTGTACTTCCGCTATCCGATGTTCCGGGGCGACGACGTGCTGGCGCTCCAGCGCCGGCTGAACACCCTCGGCTTCGACGCCGGTCGCGAGGACGGCATCTTCGGCGAGCGGTGCGACCGGGCCGTACGCGAGTTCCAGCGGAACGTGGGCATGCGCCCCGACGGGATCGTCGGCCCCGAGAGCGTGCACGAGCTGGTCCGGGTGGCGCAGCCCGACCAGCCCGGGGGCGCCGTCTCGGGGGCGGTGGTCCGTGAGCGCGAGGCGGTCAGCCGCCTGAACGCGACCCTGGAGGGAGCCCGGGTGGCCATCGACGCCGGCCACGGCTCCGACGACCCGGGGGCGATGGGGCTGAGCGGGACCTCGGAGGCGGACGCCGCGTTCGGCCTCGCCGTGGCCCTGGCCGAGGAGCTGGCCCGCCGTGGCGCCGAACCCAACCTGCTCCGGCACGCCGACGAGAACCCCACGCCGGAGGAGCGAGCCGAGCGGGCGAACCAGTGGGGGGCCGAGGTCTGCGTCTCCCTGCACCTCAACGAGGGCGACCCCGCCGCGGAAGGGGCCATGTGCCTGTACTACGGGCACGAGGAGTCCTTCTCGCCGGCCGGCCATCGTCTGGCAGAGCTGGTCATGGAGGAGCTGGTGACGCGGCTGGGGCTGACGGACGGCCGGACCCACCCCATGACCATCACCATCCTCCGCGAGACCCGGATGCCGGCCGTCCAGGTGGAACCCTGCTTCCTGACCAACCCGCGGGAGGCCCGTCTGCTGGGCGAGGAGGCCTTCCGCCACGACCTGGCCATCGCACTGGCCAACGGCGTGCAGCGGTTCTTCGGGGCCCAGGCCGGTGTCGTTGCGCCGGAAGGAAACGCCGCGCGGGCCTGA
- the trpS gene encoding tryptophan--tRNA ligase, with protein MARVLSGIQPTGDFHLGNYIGAVRHWVPDQDVNNSFIMIVDLHAISVTFPDELARRTLELAAILLVAGIDPERSTLFVQSHVHEHAELTWVLNCVANMGELRRMTQFKEKAREGQEGAAPVGLFVYPVLQAADILLYHTDRVPVGEDQRQHVELTRDLAERFNRRFGETFTLPEPAIPKVGARVMDLQHPLAKMSKSAESPQGTIAVLDSPDVIRKKIRSAVTDSGRDVVASPDKPAISNLLTIFSVVSGRAVEELEQEHAGKGYAPFKQDLAEAVVALIEPFQQRHREVMSDPGEIERVLRLGADKARTVAAKTLADVYGRVGFLPRT; from the coding sequence TCGGCAACTACATCGGCGCCGTCCGGCACTGGGTCCCGGACCAGGACGTCAACAACAGCTTCATCATGATCGTGGACCTCCACGCGATCAGCGTGACGTTCCCGGACGAGCTGGCTCGGCGGACCCTCGAGCTGGCCGCGATCCTGCTGGTCGCGGGCATCGACCCGGAGCGTTCCACGCTGTTCGTGCAGTCCCACGTCCACGAGCACGCCGAGCTCACGTGGGTCCTCAACTGCGTGGCCAACATGGGCGAGCTCCGCCGGATGACTCAGTTCAAGGAGAAGGCGAGGGAAGGGCAGGAGGGCGCGGCCCCGGTCGGGCTGTTCGTATACCCGGTGCTCCAGGCGGCGGACATCCTGCTGTACCACACGGACCGGGTCCCGGTGGGAGAGGACCAGCGCCAGCATGTCGAACTGACTCGCGACCTGGCCGAGCGGTTCAACCGCCGGTTCGGCGAGACGTTCACGCTGCCGGAGCCGGCCATCCCGAAGGTCGGCGCGCGGGTCATGGACCTCCAGCACCCCCTGGCGAAGATGTCGAAGTCGGCGGAGTCGCCGCAGGGGACGATCGCCGTGCTCGACTCGCCCGACGTCATTCGCAAGAAGATCCGGAGCGCGGTGACCGACTCCGGCCGCGATGTGGTGGCCTCACCGGACAAGCCGGCCATCTCGAACCTGCTGACCATCTTCTCGGTGGTCTCGGGGAGGGCGGTGGAGGAGCTCGAGCAGGAGCACGCGGGGAAGGGCTACGCGCCGTTCAAGCAGGACCTCGCGGAGGCGGTGGTGGCGCTGATCGAGCCGTTCCAGCAGCGCCATCGCGAGGTGATGTCCGACCCCGGGGAGATCGAACGCGTGCTCCGGCTGGGGGCTGACAAAGCGCGGACCGTCGCGGCGAAGACGCTGGCGGACGTGTACGGGCGGGTCGGGTTCCTCCCCCGGACTTGA